One Ricinus communis isolate WT05 ecotype wild-type chromosome 1, ASM1957865v1, whole genome shotgun sequence DNA window includes the following coding sequences:
- the LOC8267755 gene encoding dihydropyrimidinase translates to MDSISTAYRLYLQALLFHLLFTSPSILSSSNQFCEVGSGYGETGCGIQSSSSSSSKILIKGGTVVNAHSQEVADVYVEDGVIVAVKPNLKVSDDVIVLDATGKFVMPGGIDPHTHLAMDFMGTQTIDDFFSGQAAALAGGTTMHIDFVIPVNGSLMAGYEAYEKKAKKSCMDYGFHMAITKWDEVISREMEIMVKEKGINSFKFFLAYKGSLMINDELLLEGFKRCKSLGALAMVHAENGDAVFEGQKRMIELGITGPEGHALSRPPVLEGEATARAIRLASFVNTPLYVVHVMSIDAMEEIARARKSGQRVIGEPVVSGLVLDDSKLWDPDFTTASKYVMSPPIRSSGHDKALQAALSTGILQLVGTDHCVFNSTQKAFGIDDFRKIPNGVNGIEERMHLVWDTMVESGQISVTDFVRVTSTECARIFNIYPRKGAILAGSDADIIILNPNSSFEISARSHHSLTDTNVYEGRRGKGKVEVTIAGGKIVWENDELKAVPGSGKYVEMTPFSYLFHGIDKTDASYLSSLNAPVKRSKSTT, encoded by the exons ATGGATTCCATTTCTACAGCTTATCGTCTCTACCTCCAAGCACTCTTATTTCATCTTCTCTTTACTTCTCCTTCAATTTTATCTTCATCAAACCAG TTTTGTGAAGTTGGAAGTGGATATGGTGAAACTGGATGTGGAATtcaatcatcatcatcatcatcatcaaagaTACTCATAAAGGGAGGAACTGTTGTAAATGCTCACAGTCAAGAGGTTGCTGATGTTTATGTGGAGGATGGGGTCATTGTTGCTGTGAAGCCTAATCTGAAg GTCAGTGATGATGTTATTGTGCTTGATGCCACTGGGAAGTTTGTCATGCCGG GAGGAATTGATCCCCATACCCATCTAGCTATGGATTTTATGGGTACTCAGACCATTGATGACTTCTTTAGTGGTCAGGCTGCAGCTTTAGCAGGTGGAACAACAATGCACATTGACTTTGTTATACCAGTAAATGGCAGTTTAATGGCTGGTTATGAAGCCTATGAGAAAAAGGCAAAGAAGTCTTGCATGGATTATGGTTTCCATATGGCAATCACCAAATGGGATGAAGTTATTTCTCGGGAAATGGAAATTATGGTGAAGGAAAAAG GTATCAACTCTTTCAAGTTTTTTCTGGCATACAAGGGATCTCTTATGATCAATGATGAGCTCCTATTAGAAGGATTTAAGCGGTGCAAGTCTCTTGGTGCCCTAGCTATGGTCCATGCAGAAAATGGAGATGCAGTATTTGAAGGGCAGAAAAGAATGATAGAACTAGGTATTACTGGTCCAGAGGGGCATGCTCTTTCAAGGCCTCCAGTG CTGGAAGGTGAGGCAACTGCTCGTGCAATTCGTTTAGCGAGTTTTGTAAACACACCTCTCTATGTAGTGCATGTGATGAGCATTGATGCAATGGAAGAAATAGCTAGAGCTCGAAAGTCAG GACAGAGGGTTATTGGAGAGCCAGTGGTTTCTGGTTTAGTTCTTGATGATTCTAAGCTTTGGGATCCTGACTTCACCACTGCATCAAA GTATGTCATGAGCCCCCCTATTAGGTCTTCAGGACATGACAAGGCCCTGCAAGCTGCCCTTTCAACTGGAATTCTGCAG CTTGTAGGAACTGATCACTGTGTGTTTAATTCTACACAAAAAGCCTTTGGCATTGATGATTTCCGTAAAATCCCAAATGGTGTCAATG GAATTGAGGAAAGGATGCATCTAGTTTGGGATACGATGGTG GAATCTGGTCAAATTTCGGTCACTGATTTTGTCCGGGTGACAAGTACTGAATG TGCTAGGATCTTTAACATCTATCCAAGAAAAGGAGCAATTCTTGCTGGATCAGATGCGGATATTATTATACTTAACCCGAACTCAAGCTTTGAAATTAGTGCAAGGTCTCACCACTCTCTAACAGATACAAATGTATATGAGGGTAGGAGAGGAAAG GGAAAGGTAGAGGTGACAATTGCTGGAGGAAAAATTGTTTGGGAAAATGATGAACTGAAGGCTGTCCCTGGTTCTGGCAAGTACGTGGAAATGACCCCTTTCAGTTATCTTTTCCATGGAATTGACAAGACGGATGCTTCATATCTTTCTTCCCTCAATGCTCCAGTAAAGCGTTCTAAATCTACAACTTAA